One Catharus ustulatus isolate bCatUst1 chromosome 20, bCatUst1.pri.v2, whole genome shotgun sequence DNA window includes the following coding sequences:
- the NDUFAF8 gene encoding NADH dehydrogenase [ubiquinone] 1 alpha subcomplex assembly factor 8, producing the protein MSGRGVWLRARARLRRFPAALAACGDQAAAYGRCVAAAAAGPAELRRDACLEEFQALRECFARAAKATPK; encoded by the exons ATGTCGGGGCGCGGAGTGTGGCTGCGGGCGCGGGCGCGGCTGCGGCGCTTCCCGGCCGCACTGGCGGCCTGCGGGGACCAG GCCGCGGCCTACGGGCGGTgcgtggcggcggcggcggcggggccggcggagcTGCGGCGGGACGCGTGTCTGGAGGAGTTCCAGGCGCTGCGGGAATGCTTCGCCCGGGCG GCAAAGGCGACACCGAAATGA